The Dama dama isolate Ldn47 chromosome 11, ASM3311817v1, whole genome shotgun sequence genome segment tattctaTTTACACTACACTTACAGAAATTGTAATTAAAACTTAGTACCTTATTGTAGGTAATTAAAAGTCTTGAAAAATGagcaattcttttcatttttataaatgcaaTTCTATGACCATATTTATCACCTTATTTAAACAATATTCATGAGTATATAAAACTGATGTTCTTTGTAAATGTGCAACATGGAATATCTCCCATTCTGTGAAATGTCATGAGCTTAAGAAGGCATATAGCTGAAGAAATGGATGCTCCTGGGATGCATTTTGTTAATCCTCGGTCTCATCATGCTAATAATGTATCTTGATGGTGTCTTCCATTAGTCAAACTAGATAAATCTGTCTCATTTTCCCTCAGACAGGTTATCATTCTATGGAGAAATAAAGGTGATTAGACTAAGAAACAGGTATAGCCAGCTGACAACTGGGCATAAACTAAAATCTTTTTTGGGAACATTCAGGTGTTTCCTTAATTTAGATGAGAATCTTCAATCATCATGAATTTTGAAGAGAATTCTGAGGTCAGGATTCTGAAGCTTTCAGACATCTCTTAGGTGTCTAGGGTCAGCTAAGACTTAGAGGGTGTGTTCACCAAGTTCTCAACTATGAGAGACACAGACTTCTTATCTTCTGGTGCTCCATCTTCTTCACTTCACTAAGAAATTGTACTGTATACTCTTAAAGAATTATTGTCCCTTGTACAACAGGAATCTGCACTCTTAAATGAAGTATACATACGCAGAAATTAGGTATATCTTGAAGACTTCAGCAACAGTATTTCTCTTCTAAGAAGTCCCTGACATGTGTTCTGCTTGAAAATTTAGGAATCTTAGAATATAAGGGGAGGCAGACAAATAATGGAATAtctagaaaaggggaaaaaaagactagcAGAGCAAATCAGGGTTTCTTTTTGATGTAGGTCTGGTGATGACTACTTTCTGGTGTATTGTCTGATTCAGGAagttaaaggaaaacagaaatatctATAGCTGCATGGGCAGCTAACTCAAGTGTTAATTTTTCATAAGATTGCCTTTGTTGCTTAGGCCACTTTCTCCAGTAATGAAGTACACTTTCTTATTGTGACAAATtcactattgatttttttttccccagaagacaaaaaattttaagaatcttTTTGAATATGGCTTGGATTACCCATTGTTAACTCTCTTCTCCAATTTATCAACAATGGAGGGGTGAAAATGAATCTACCCAAGTGTGATTATCACTATATCCTTCTCTTCCACATATTATTCATGGAAAAATAGAGGGAGGGGGACTTGCTGCAGACTTAGGTCTTTATAATTTGTCCTGTATTTATATAACCAATCTCCTCCCCATTCTCTCTAGCTAGCCTTTTATACTACTCCTTTCAATTAGCTAACTCTAAATGTAatcattgcttttatttattaattcagtaATATGCCTCAAAACCCCTACTCCCAGTTTGATCACACTATTCTTGGATAAGTTAGATAAAAAAGCCATTCCAAACTCAAGGATTATATAATAAGCATTAAGAATCCTTGCTCATGTGTCTTTGGGTCAACTGGGGTTCAGTTGATCTAGGTCAAGCTTGACCAAGCTTCATTCCAAACCTCAGGGTAGGTTCACATATACcttatgttgttttattttttctcatgaaGAAAATAGAAGCTCTGTCTTAATCTTCTGAGACTGAATTTTACATTCTATATGTGTGATATCCGAGTGTACCACTGACTGTTATGAAAGTACAGCAATGAATATCACTCTCTATACTGTGGTGCACTTACCTTGTGGATCAAAAACATCTCAAGAGGATTAAAATGATCAGACAAGTCTGGAGAGCACCGACCTAGTTACCATCTTAAAGCTGAGCAAACCCTCAGGTTCATAGAGGTCCAATGAGTCTATGTCCAAACTGGGGAAATAGATATGGATTCATGTAGTCAGAGGCAAGGGgtcttataatttttaatatcttttaacaATTATAACTTTGAATGTTTTGCTgccttttgatatttattatcTTTAACTCTGAGTGCTCCAATAGCTGAGATCATTGTGGAAGGTACTGACAGTGTACAGTGCTTAATGTATCAATAATATGTACACACTCCAAAATCACAATCACAAAGCCACATATTGATGGTAATTTAAATAATCAGACTTGtgaaaaaacagtgaaaataaatggCAGAGAGATAATCAGTGATGGGTTTATTGCTGTGGAAAAATAAAGCTTAGGTCGGGCAAAGAGAAGAGGAATGCATTACTAGGGCAAGTATCATTTACCTAAGAAAGGTACATTCATTTGTCCAGAATGATTCTCTCTAGAATCCACAGCTAGAAATCAGGTTGTGCCAGTCAAGGAAGCAGTGATAAATGACACTGTTTTCAGTAAAGGTGTTTGGTTCAAACATTGGAGGAAATATGGTTTCCCAACCATGCATTTCAGTAAATTACATTTACCCTCTTGATTAACACACAGTCTTGTATTCATCACAGATGTCTTTGGTATTGTTCAGTTTAAGTTTTCCTGTTAATCACTTTACATTAATAGTGATGGCTGACTACAGACTACAAGAGTCAGTTATCAGAAGCATATAAAGAGAATGCTAAAGTTAAAATGTGGATATtagggataattttttttttccaatagacTTATTGTTTGAGTAAGGAAAATGAGTCCTAGAGAAAGAAAGCTTTTTCCCCAAACCGGAGGATAACAAGTCTTTTGCTTTCTACGCCTGTGTTTTATCTCTTTGACATCCTGCCCACAACCCCTCACATCCAAACCTTACAAGGTTTAGTTTTGCTGTTTTGGAGGACTTGTACCAGAATTCCTTAGCTCAGATTTTGGTCATTTTTCCTGAATCCTTTCATTCAAACAACATACACATATCAAATGTTCATTATGTAAGAACCATAAATCTAAACACTAGAAAGTAGCCTTAAGTATCAATACAATCACGGTGAACTCtcattctttaaagaaaattgaaaaaaggaaaaaaataaagaggggaAAGTCTGACCATGCTGAATTTCTGAGTTTGATAGGATTTCTTTGTTCTAGATATTTCAGAAAATTATGATTATGAAGTATTAGAACAAATATAATCATAATGATAAATAATAACTTGTTTCTGTAAATGTGTTATTCTCTTATTTGTTCCCTCAAGACACCCTGTGAGATCGTTATTATTGTCTTCACTGTGCAGATGAGAAACTTTGAGATCATCCACCTTGGATTGTTACTTTTTACTATTTACCATTAGCCTCCCAGAAAACCCTCCTGCCCCACAGTTTCTTCATTGCATTTTTTACTTCTGCATTTCTCAGTGTATAAATCAGGGGATTTAACATGGGGGTGATGATGGTATAAAACACAgccaccatcttatcctctgaaaAGGTAGTATCAGGACGCATATACATGAAAGTACAGGGACCAAAAAAGATGATGACCACGGCGatgtgggagccacaggtggagAGAGCTTTGCGCCTGCCTTCTGCTGACTGCTTTCTCAGGGACACCAGGATGATGGTATAGGAGATTAGCAAAATGACAAAACTCCCCAGAGCGATGGTACCGCTGTTGGCTGTCACAACACCACCAACAACATATGTGTCTGTGCAGGCGAGTTTTAGCACGGGGTGAACATCGCAAAAGTAATGATCAATCTCATTGGGTCCACAAAAGGGTAGTTGGACTACCAGAGCCACTTGGATGATGGAGTGTAAGAACCCACCTATCCAAGTCCCCAGTAGCATTTTATTGCATCTGTCTCTATCCATGATGGTCATATACCATAGGGGTTTACAAATAGCCACGTAACGATCATAGGCCATTACAGTAAGGATGAAGATCTCAGTACAACCAAAGAAATGTACCCCAAAGAGTTGCAACATGCACCCCACATAGGAGATCGTTTTCCTTTTGGCTAATAGGCCCACAATCATCTTAGGAGCTGTGACCGAAGAGTAACAAATATCCACAAAAGACAGGTAGTTGAGAAAGAAATACATAGGAGACTTGAAAAGGTTGCCCACACAAACTGTCAGTATGATGAGAAGGTTTCCCAGAAGAATGACtatgtagaagaaagaaaataccacAAAACACACTTCTTCAATCTCTATGTTTTGAGAAAGACCCAAGAAAACAAATTCAGTTACATTGCTTATTTTTTCCATGGAATTAGTTTAGCAGGTCAAGTTCCCAAGAGACAATTACATTacctgaaagttaaaaaaaaaaaaaaaagtaacaaagaccagcaacatttatttttaactcaaaacaaatgaataaccagaatcgataaaaatggaaaaatgggtCCTTACCACTGCTTAGCATGTATACCTAAAGAAATGGAAGTGGACATATTCTACATATTTTGATCATCTTATGTCAAATGATAGTCCTTTCAGATTTAGACACAAAGTTGAAAGAGATAAAATAATCCTCTAAGTCACACATCTAACCAGCCCTCTCACTTCCCTCATGTTTCATAAAGATTCTTTCATCTGTTTCTAACAATTTGCTTCTTTCTAATCTGTCTAAGGCACTCAACTGAAATTTGAAACAACTTTTGAGTTTGGGAATATGACAACATCTATATCCTGAAAATGTTCATATtacttttcacacacacacacacacacacacacacacacattttcctgtCTGAATACTGCTATGAGTGTTCAAATAGTTGAGACTGGATGATGTTGCAGGTTCTTCTTCTTAAGGAACTGTGATATTTGTATACATGAGTTTTTGTTCCCATATTTGATATCAAACTCTCATAATAAAGAGTGATGTGATATAGtagaaaggaaagcaaaattaTGCAAATCTGATTCTGAGATATTGGAGCTATACCTCTAGATAAATTGTTAAGCTTCATGGGGCTTCTGTTATCCCACTTGCAAACTGAGAAAGTTTTAATTTCACTATCATCTATAACATAAAGAGCTATTTctactatgaaattaaaaaacaattctttCAGCTTGGAATAGCCATAAAAACCTGGAAaggaggcagaaaataaagaaaacaatgaaagaaactgctggagtagagttgctttacagtgttgtgttcatttctgctgtacagtaaagtgaaccagacacacatacacacatacccccTCTTCTgtggattcccttcccatttaggccaccacagagcactgactaGAGATCCTCGTGCTATACATGAGGATTATCATTAGTTATCAATTTTATTCATAGCAGTATACATATGCCaagcccaatctcccaattcaaccCACTCTACACCCCCCCCCATTGGTATTCATACTTTGTCCTCTACATCCAtcactctatttctgctttgcaaataagttcatctataccattaAAAGAGTAAGATGGGTAGATACATTGTGATAaagtcacacaatggaatactattttccAATCATAATGAGTGAACTAAAGCTACTCAACATAACAAATTTTCACAAAAATACATTGTAGAGTGGAAGAAGCCACCTACACAAAAAGTTGCTCTGTATGACTCTGTTATACCAAACTTAAAAGGGatcaaattaaaagaaactgtTGGAGGCACATCAAGATATGTTTGATTTAAATGGAGGGGAGGGAAATCTTACCTTCAAACTCAGTGTTTGAGGATTCCCCAGGAATTGCATTGCTttggtattttatatatttatctgttaacatcaataaataaatagatatggcTCATCCCTTAATCTCACTAGTCCTTCATATTTACTTATAATGGGTGACTCTCCAGTGGTGTAATGCCAGACACTCttgtgaggtcactgcagcataTGTACAAATAAGGGGCATGGGGAATACCTTTGATTAAAGCCTTTCTCAAGCTGTTCTTCAAGCCAAGCTACAGATGTATTAATAAATGATCCCTTTAGTTCTGGTTTAGGATAGGATTACACAATGTCTTAGGTAATCATCAGGAATTCTATCGACCTGAGGACACATCCCCCTAAGATCTGTTAATTCCAACTGAACTCTGTGCTCTAAGGTATGTTTTCTAGCAATGTTGTTCCTGATCTGTAAATTAGACTTGATAGCATAGTCATTCCAGGTGTGTCTTCTCTTTTACAGTAGAAATAATGATACAAACCATAATAGATATAATGACAAGCCAATTCAGACTCGAACACATCTCTTAAAACTTTCTCATTTTGCAGAAGGGATAGCAGAAGCCCCATGAAGCTTAACAATTTATCTAGAGGTACAGCATCATTATCTTAAAATCAGATttgcataatttttctttctcctatacTGCATCTCTCAATGTAAGAGTTTGATATCAAATAGGGGGTCCAAAAATTCATGTACACTCTCACTctccttttgtttttcctcctgaattaaacaaaacattttattctACACTCAGAGAGTCCTTCGGTTTAAGAGACCTCAAATCATAGCAGTTTTTGACAACTGTGAACAATATGACTTGCTTATCATCTAAAAGAAACCGGTCATTTAAAATCAAGCCTGGGGATTCTGTCTCCATTGTCCATCCTGTAAGGTCAAGGAAGAAAGCTTCTTTCTGCCAGAATCAAGATCCACCTCAAAGAATTTATTCCTCCACATTCTGAACATTCCAAACATACTAACACCTCATTTATTTTGAAAGTCAAGCATTTTTCCTACTCATATGTCATTAGCATCCATCTCATAGTCTGGTTTGCATGCACTTCATCATTTTATTAtcatcttaaaaattttattctccTGCTATTTCTAAGAACATTGTCTTGCAATTATATTGCAAGCattcaaaaaatagaaatttgatAAAATTCTCTTTTTCAAAAACCTTCAATGTTAGTTTTAGAAGTGAAAAATCTCACCAGTATTGTTCAGAGCTtggattttgctttgtttttctatcACTCCTGAGATAATTTGGGTGCAACTATTCAAAACAAAGTTAAGAGTGATGCCTTAAGAATTACTTTGTGAATAATTGGTTTCAGAGAATCCCTGAGTCCAGAAATGCAAAAATTGGTAGAATTTTGTTGTTCCTGGTCTGTCTCTCACCAACTGAAATCTGCCATTTTGCAGTACTGTTGGCAACAAATGCTGTTTTCTCTACATCTTATATGGTCATTTTAAAGAGAATGATACAAAATGTTAATGACCCTGGGGAAAACCTTTCTCCCAAAGTACCCTCTATAATCAGAACCACTTCAGAGAAGAGTGAGCCTTAATTTCCAGATGtcttttcagttttctaaaaaaaaaaaatgttgaaagctTTTAACTTATTAAAGTTAAAAACCAACataccattgtaaatcaactatactccaatagaaaatagtttaaaaacaatTAATTTGTGCATTTAGAACAATAACACTATTCCAAACCATTTCAGTAAACatagatataaattattttatggaGGTTTATCTTGTTCAGTGGAATGATGTGTGTGTATGCCTATATACATATACGTAATGTGATTTActtgatatttaaataaatatatttattaaaaaaacatcTTTTTGGAGGTATTTCTCTGTTGAATTTTAATTGCCCTGCTTTTAAAAGTTCCACTTGATTGGAAAATAGTATATTCAATAGTATTAacaccactttttcttttttaatatagtttctgGTGATTTCTGGAGAAACTGGTGGGAACAAATTCACTTCCAACCTATATTTGGACAATCATAATGCAGGCTTTCATTCTCTTACCTTTTGATTGCAAACTGTTATGCTTGACTCTTGACCACTGATATTCTTTCTTATTCCTCTTgtactttttcctttcccctcattctttctttactttctttcttcttcctactTTCATCTCacctcctttttcatttataataaaatgtcaaaaagcAACTAGTTCATACTTCTAGGGAGAACTTATGAGCTGCCCATTGCAGCTGATTTCTTTATCTCACTGAAGCTTTTAATAGACACTATGGGTTCATTTTCCAAGCAATTTGTAAACAGGACAGGGAAAGATGCACAGATCCATCAAGTTTTCTTTCACATGAGCCAAAGTTCACCACACAGTTGGGCCATTTTCTCTGCAATTTCTGGCCATGTACTCTTCCTGTAGTTGTAGGAGAAAACAGAGTCCCGAGAGCACCAGGGACATTCATAGTAGCAGGAGGGAGTTTGATGGGAAACTTCTGAGCATATTTAAGATCCACTCATGTCACCCAGTATATACCACCTCATCAGCAACAGGGAATCTCTGGGGAAGAATTCCAGgaaattttcagtgtttttctttcactttctgccttgtgtgtgtgttaagcttTCTATTGCTATACATTGGCGAACAGAGTTAAGTAAAAAATCAGTGGGTTACCACCACAAGATTTAATCCCCAAATTAGTAGTTTAAGAATTGTAACACCACAACTTAAAggcttaaaataaaaacactttatttGATTATAATTCTGCAGTTTTCCTTGGATTCACCTGGGTGGTTCTTCCACTGATGCTTCCTGGCCTGAATGTTGTAGATGCTCCAAGATGGCCTTGTTCATGTGCCTTTCAGTAAGTTCTCTCTCATTCTCCAGCAGCATCTACAGGGCTCTCTCACACCATGGCTGTTTCAGGACAGTAGTTGTTTCACAAAAGCTAAATCTTCAAGGTCTTTCAACCTAAGCTTCAGGAATCATACAATATCACTTTTCCCACATTCTGCTCATGTATTTAAAACTTTACATGTAATACTGTTACTGAgggattcccagatggctcagtagtaaaagaattcacctgccaaagtTGGAGACAGAGATGTAGGTCTGATCCCGGGtctgaaagatcctctggaggaggaaacggcaacccactccagtgttcttgcctgttaaatcccatggacagaggagcctggtgggctagtctaggagtcacaaagagttggacatgactaagcttgCATAAATTTTTGCTGACCCTTTGAGTCAGACTCCAACAGGGGTCTCCCTGTCCTTGTTGTTCAAGCCAATAGAATGAGAGGGACTCAGTTCAGAAGCAAAGGAATGAAAAGTGTGTTCTTCGAGCAAAGAATGTGAGGAATGAACTGGCTTCAGAGCAGTGGTCCCCCGCCTCTTggatctaatgcctaatgatctgagAGGGAGTTAAtgtgataataatagaaataaagtgcaaatAAGTG includes the following:
- the LOC133065644 gene encoding olfactory receptor 4S2 encodes the protein MEKISNVTEFVFLGLSQNIEIEEVCFVVFSFFYIVILLGNLLIILTVCVGNLFKSPMYFFLNYLSFVDICYSSVTAPKMIVGLLAKRKTISYVGCMLQLFGVHFFGCTEIFILTVMAYDRYVAICKPLWYMTIMDRDRCNKMLLGTWIGGFLHSIIQVALVVQLPFCGPNEIDHYFCDVHPVLKLACTDTYVVGGVVTANSGTIALGSFVILLISYTIILVSLRKQSAEGRRKALSTCGSHIAVVIIFFGPCTFMYMRPDTTFSEDKMVAVFYTIITPMLNPLIYTLRNAEVKNAMKKLWGRRVFWEANGK